The genomic segment ATCCTCCGGCACAGCACGGTGACCAACAGCACGGCGAACCAAGGGGGTGCCATTTTCGTCAACCAGGGCAGCACCCTCGAAGTCCATGACAGCGTTCTGCGGGACAGCGCGGCACAGCAGGGAGGCGCCATCTACAACGGGCCGCGCAGCACCACCCTGCTCGACAACACCAAAGTGGAGCGGAACCAGGCTACGCAATTCGGGGGTGGCATCTTCACCGCCGGGGTCTCTCTGACCATCAAGAAGTCGTACATCGGCGGCAATCGCGCCTTCGAGCAGGGCGGCGGAATCTACAACGACCGCGCCCCGATGACCATCTCCTCGACGGCCATCGCCGACAATCGCGCAGGCCAGATTGGCGGCGGTATCGCCAACTACGGCACCAGCACGCTGACGAAAACAGTGGTGCGGCACAACAGTGCGCTCAACGGCGGCGGCATCTGGCAAGCGCCGTCCCCCAGCGTCCTGAACCTCGTCAACAGCCGGATCGTCGACAACACCCCCAACAACTGCCGGCCTGTCGGCTCGGTCCCCGGCTGTACGTCCTGACCGCGGAGCGGGCCCATCGACGGTGCGGCCCTCGGTGATCGGTGACCCGGGGGAGGGGATGGAGGGGTCGGAGCTGTGGGCCCCGCCCTTTGCGCCCGATGAACTGGGCCGATGCCTCAAGATCCCATCCACGCCTCGTCCACAGCCCTCGACATAGAGCCGCTTCGGGCTGCATCCGCCTGCACATACGCGAAGACCCCGTTCTCAGCGAAAGCGCTGATGGCGGGGTCTTTGGGCACCTCATGCAAGGTGCCCCCGGCAGGATTCGAACCTGCGCACACGGCTCCGGAGGCCCCGTGGGTCCTGGGCAACATAGCCGGTCACGGGCCTGTACGTCACAGATCAGAGGGGGCAAGTCCACGGATAGTCCACGGCCGACTTAAGTAAAGAATGATCGAGTATGACCCATTTGTCACACTGCGATCAGATATCGTCCATGGATTTCCTGGACTGTACCGCTAAACCGTGAAGATGATGCCAAAGTCCTCTTAACATCGCAGGCTCAGATGAGCCGGGTCCAATGGGGAGCACCACATGTGGCCGCATCGTGTGCGCTGGGCTGCTTGGAGAGCACTGTCGTTATTGGCGCTCGTTTTCATGATCATGGCCGTCTTCTGGCACCGCGAGGTGGTGGCACCGCCCGTCAAGTTGGTCGTCCCGCCGTACACCACACCAGCCGTCGAGCAGAAGCTCCTTGCCACCTCGGATCTGTCTTCGATTGGGCGCAGCTTCTGGCTCCCCATGCAGGACGGCCCTCCAGACGGAGGGCTGTTTGTCGGGTCCGGCCGACTGAGAGCCGACTTCCGGCGCCTGACGGTCGTCGGGGCGTGGCAGCGCACCTGGGAAAGTGCTGACGCCAAAGACGTGGTGCAGATCCGGGCTCTTGAGATGCGGCAAGCCACCTACGCCCAGATGCAGGCGACACAGTCCTGTTCTCCAACCAGTGAAGTACAGGTGCCAAAAGCCGATCGGGCGGGCTTCATTAAACGTGGTGCTGGCTACGCCTCTGCATGCGCGGCGCTGGTGCGGGGGCGGACGGCAGTGGTATTTCTCGTTCAAACCAGCCGAGCTGAAGCGCCGCAGGCCACCGAGGAAATGCTTAGCGATCTCGTCCGACTACAGCAGCCCCGTATGACGGTGCTGCCTGACCTGTCTACCGTAAGTTGGCGCGACAGTGACACCCGCACGGCGCTCAACGCAGAGGCAATGAGCGCAGCCATCGGTCTACCCTTGTTACTCGGGCTGTTGGCTCTCCTGCGTGATCCCGCCAGCTGGCGTCGGCTTCGATCGTTCTTCAGTCGCCCCGTTAGAGACGGCGTCTTTCGTGTGGACCGTCTCGTGAACATGCGGCTGGCCAGCAGTACAGCAGCGGTCCTTGTACGGTTTTGCGTGTACGCCTGGGCTATACGCCTGACCGAGACGCTCTACATGGGCGTCTGGGCCACAATGGCTTTCGCCGTCGCCGCGGTGGTGGGTGTCCTGGTCGTCGAGAGGCTGCTACACAGACGGCATGCCGACCGGTGGAGACCGGCTGTCTTCAAGGGGTATGGGCGTATCCTGGCTGCACTTGGCTCATTCTTCACCGCAGTGATCGCTGGCGGTGGAGTGCTCTTGATCGTGCTGGGTTCAGACCTACAAGCAATGGGAGTCAGCCCCGGTTCGTCGGACTACGTAGCCACTGGCTTCGGGTCTCTCATCAGAGTAATTGGCGTAGTGGTCGTGTTGCTCGCCTTGGTGCCCTTCATTCTGATGAGGCGTCTGGGAATGCGATACCTGCGTCAACAGGTCGAGCAGGATCAGCGCCGCCCAACCCTCATGTTGCGGTCCTTCGCCGATGACCGCCGCACCCTCCGGGCCCGCCGATTGGACCGTGCATCAGTAGTCGAGCGGCTCTTCATGCGCCGCTTCGAGCGCTTCGAGGAAGTCGCAGCTTCCGCGCTAGCAGTGCACGGACCGGTTGAAACACTCAGCCAGGTGGGCGAGAAGTTGCCACCACCCCTGGGAGCGGCACGCCGCAGTTTCTCGATGGCTGACTGGAAAGACGGGGTTCGCGAACTGATCGGTCGATCACAGCTCATCTGTGTAACTGTCGGCCGCTCAGAGTCCCTGCTGTGGGAGATCCGCCAGATCAGAGCAGCTGGCGCCTTGGGACGGACCATCTTCCTACTGCCACCGACTCGCCGTCGTGAACAGCGTCTACGGCTAGCGGTACTCGGTCACGCGCTGGGAATTGAGTGGAGCGAACTCGACCGGGCGCGCGCCGGCACGGAAGTTCTGGCAGTCACCCTTCCCTTCGACTCTCCGGTGATCGTCGTCGGACGTGCGCCAAACGACGTGAGCTACGAAGCAGCTGTTGAGATCGCCGCGCTGGCCGTGACCGGCACGAAGCCAGCATCGGCAGCTGACGTCCGCGAAACCGTTGGCGAATATCTCGTATATGCACGGCGAGTCAGAGGTAAAGGCGGGCAGCATTCCACCCACGCTACGCAGCCAGCCCCCCCGGTATTGATCCACGCACCTGGTGAGGCTCCCGTCTTCCGCCCGTGGTGGCGCCGGTGGTGGCACGTATGGCCCTGGGTGGCCGCAAGCGTCATTCCCGCGGTCTTCGCGCTGGCCTTCGGCACTTCTCGTGACAACGACTCGGATACGGTGAGTTACAACTCCCCAGTCACGGGCATCACGCAGGATGAAGCGTCAAACACCACCTATGCCGTGGTCAGCGGCCACTTCCTATCCAGGTTGGACTTTGGTCAGCACACTGGCCACACGGTCGCGCGCGTCAACGACTACATGGACCAGGTCATCGTCCGAGGCACTGCCGCCTACTACCTGTCTGTGGAGGCGGGCCGCATAGGTCGAGTCGATCTGCATACCGGACACACCCTGTGGACGCAGTCCGCTGGTGGCGGTGCTCGCTCCTTCGTCTTGGCCAACGACCGTGTAGTAGTCGCGTCACCCGCCGTCGGCCGAGTCGACGCGCTCGCTGTGAAGGACGGTCAAAGGTTGGCAAGGCTATCCGTCACAGGTGCTCCGTACGGCATCGCCAAAGCTAGGGGGCGCATTTTCGTCAGCCTCGCTCAACGCAACCAGGTGGTCGAACTAGCTGCGGATGACCTGCGACCAGTGGCCCGCCTGAAAGTCCCCCGAGGCCCGCTTCAGCTGACCACGCGAGGCGAGCAAGTTTGGGTACGCTCGGCATTGGGCCATGTCCTCCAGGTCGCTTGGCCGCAACCCAGCGGCACAGATGCCGGAAATAGGCTGCTGTTGAGCGACCAGAATGCTCGCGTTTCAAGCAGCGGTACATGGTTGGCTGTACAGGGGATGGAGAGGGTGACAGTAATACAGCCAGACGGGAATCGGCGGCGGATTCCCATGCCGGACCCTTCATTCCTCGCCTTGCTTGTCCAACACGATGGGGCGGTAGTTGTAGCGTACGATTCGGGCCGGGTGACTCGAATTCGTTACGCAGATTGAATCCGCGAGATCCGGTGCGTTGATCAGTCCGTCGAGGTCACTGAGAGACCCGGCAGCTTTCGCACGAGCACCTTTCAGAGGGCGGTAGCCTCGATCGGTCATGCGGGCCCGTCAGTAAGCTGGCGAGCTCGCATGACCGATCGAGGCTAGTTCTATAAGATGACCGTGGAAGGTGATGAGAATCTTTGGTTCCACATCACGTTGGATGACCGTTAGGGAGTCTGCTCATGGTCGAGAAGCCCAAGGCGCCCCAGGAGGGGGGCCGTAACCAGCCGCAAAGCAAGCCCTCTTCAGGGGGTAGCCGTGGCCATAAGCCTACGAAACAGCCGGGGCGGACGCCTGCGTCGCCCCCTCCTCCCCCTCCTCCTGCTCAGGGGCAAGGGAGTAGCTGACAAACATCGTGACGATCCGGCGCGCTGAGATACATGCCGCTCCCCACGGAAAGTCATGCGTCTCGGTTGCGCCGGGGGCCCGGTACTTCAGCGGCTGGATCAGCACCAAGTCTCTGTCTGGCAAATCGTCAGAACTTATGTTGAACGATGCCTGTCGCCCCTCGATGTACGAACCGTCATCCAGGATGCACCCCACGAGCGGGTTTTCTCCCGGAAACCATTTCTCAAACATGACCCACCACGCTGACATCGCAGATGAATGTGGTTTGCGCCCTGCGATGGCTGCCATTACCGCAGCCAGAACGCATGCAAGCGCTAGCATGCCTCCCGCCCACCACACCAGCTCGGCATAGTGGGCCCGTGCGTAGGTGGCGCCCTCCCGGATCAGCCGTCCGATATCCGGCGTCAGATCGGGCCTAAGCCCGCGCAGTGCCGCGAAGAGCACCAGTGCAGCAAGCTCGGTCAGAATGCTGCAGAACACCACTGCGCCAGTCTCCCGAAAGGGCGTTGGACGACGTTCACTCCCCTTACGTTCCCGGACGATGACAAACGTGAGGCCCGGCAGCAGCAGGACAACGAGCAGAACCAAACCTGTGATGGTGGTGGGCACAACGGGTCCCTTTGTGCGTAGAGAGGTGGGCAGGCTGTACACCGTACAGTGCCCGCACGGCCGCGCACGGTGCTCATTGACTTGCATGATCGCAATCCGCGCGTCACCCGCCTGCGGGCGCCATGCGCTCAGCCGCCGGCCGGTGGCGTCGTCAATCTGATCAAACCCCACCCCAACGTCGGGGGGCCCTAGTAACCTGAACGATCAAGCCGGATACATCGGCGGCTCACTTGCAAGGAGGTCCTCCTTCGCAGTGCAGCCCGCCAAGCTTAGGGAGACGCAGTGGCAGACAAAAAGGTGGTCTTCGTGGCGTTCGCCATCGAGGATGAGCGCCAGAGAGACTTCCTGAAGGGACAGTCCCTGCACCCGCGAGCTCCTTTCGAGTTCATCGACATGTCGGTGAAGGAGCCCTATGACAGCAACTGGAAAGATCGAGTGCGCACTCGAATTCGGCGCTCTCATGGAGTCATTGTTTTGGTCAGCAAGAACTCCCTGACGTCGAGCGGGCAAAGGTGGGAAATTCAATGCGCCAAAGAAGAGGGAAAGTCAATTCGAGGCATCTGGGCTTACGCTAATGACCGTACGGCAATTCCTGGTGTGAGTACAGTAACGTGGACTGACGTGAACATTGCTAACTTCATCGACTCCCTGTAGGTGTTATGCGTAAGGCCCTTATCGTCGGAATCGACCACTATGAAAACCTCGAAAATCTAACTGGATGCGTAAACGATGCCTTCGCAGTCAAGGCCGCGATCGAGCGTAATTCAGACGGAACACTTAACTTTCCCTCCCCTCATGTCATGACGGGAACAAGCGTTACGCAGTGCGTCACCAAAAGGAGCCTCAAGGAGGAGGTTAGGCGGCTTTTCGCAGATGACTCGGAGATTGCCCTATTCTACTTCGCGGGGCACGGATACATCGAAGACACCGGCGGTTTCCTGTGCGCGAGTGATTCCGAGACCGGGGACGATGGGCTCGCTTTGTCTGAGGTTATGAAACTAGCGAATAGTTCGCAGGCGAGAAACAAGGTGATCATTCTCGATAGCTGTCACAGCGGCGTGGTGGGAAATAATTCGATGACCACAGGCCTTGCTGAAATTTCAGACGGCGTCACCATCTTGACTGCCTCGACGGCCGAGCAGTACTCCTACGAGACGTCCGGTGGCGGCGCGGGTGTATTCACAAGCTTATTCGTTGATGCACTCAATGGGGCAGCGGCGAATCTAGTGGGGGACATTACACCCGGAAGTGTTTACGCTCATATTGATCAATCGCTTGGCCCATGGGCGCAGCGGCCAGTCTTCAAGACAAACGTCAAGACCTTTGTCTCTCTGCGGAAGGCTGAGCCGCCGATCT from the Streptomyces sp. NBC_00310 genome contains:
- a CDS encoding caspase family protein, with the protein product MRKALIVGIDHYENLENLTGCVNDAFAVKAAIERNSDGTLNFPSPHVMTGTSVTQCVTKRSLKEEVRRLFADDSEIALFYFAGHGYIEDTGGFLCASDSETGDDGLALSEVMKLANSSQARNKVIILDSCHSGVVGNNSMTTGLAEISDGVTILTASTAEQYSYETSGGGAGVFTSLFVDALNGAAANLVGDITPGSVYAHIDQSLGPWAQRPVFKTNVKTFVSLRKAEPPISLADLQALTKHFPAPDHNLQLDPSFEPERSAEQRTDASIPSPDPVNTANFAVLQKYVKVNLVRPVDAPHMWHAAMQSKSCELTVLGQHYWALVSKGLI
- a CDS encoding DUF6338 family protein, whose protein sequence is MPTTITGLVLLVVLLLPGLTFVIVRERKGSERRPTPFRETGAVVFCSILTELAALVLFAALRGLRPDLTPDIGRLIREGATYARAHYAELVWWAGGMLALACVLAAVMAAIAGRKPHSSAMSAWWVMFEKWFPGENPLVGCILDDGSYIEGRQASFNISSDDLPDRDLVLIQPLKYRAPGATETHDFPWGAACISARRIVTMFVSYSLAPEQEEGEEGATQASAPAVS
- a CDS encoding TIR domain-containing protein translates to MADKKVVFVAFAIEDERQRDFLKGQSLHPRAPFEFIDMSVKEPYDSNWKDRVRTRIRRSHGVIVLVSKNSLTSSGQRWEIQCAKEEGKSIRGIWAYANDRTAIPGVSTVTWTDVNIANFIDSL